A DNA window from Anaerocolumna sp. AGMB13020 contains the following coding sequences:
- the yicI gene encoding alpha-xylosidase, whose product MKFSNGQWLSQPGTEIFSPAQFFETGRTGNSITFSASTHKIRYRGDTLGGPNLTIKISAPGKEVLRVQTFHYMGVVNHGPEFEINTDDNLQLDIKEDENSYDISSGSLRLHINKESAELTYYRGDYKLTSSAFKDLAYVRTDFKGLAYEVDNKGAYMREQLSLSVGELIYGLGERFTPFVKNGQSVDIWNEDGGTSCEQSYKNIPFYLSNRGYGVFVNSPSKVSYEVGSEQVKKVGFSVEGESLDYVIFNGPTMKEALVRYTDLTGKPSLPPTWSFGLWLSTSFTTQYDEATVTSFVDGMEERGIPLSVFHFDCFWMKGFHWTDFKWDKEVFPDPVGMLKRLKAKGLKICVWINSYIAQDSVLFAEGMKNGYFIKRKNGDVWQWDMWQPGMAIVDFTNPAACDWFAGKLEELVDMGVDCFKTDFGERIPTEDVVYYNGADPKAMHNYYTQLYNQTVFDLLARKKGKEEAVVFARSATAGGQKFPVHWGGDCWSNFESMSESLRGGLSLTMSGFGYWSHDIGGFEDTSTPDVYKRWVAFGLMSSHSRLHGSTSYRVPWAYDEESVEVARYFTKLKASLMPYLYTNSVQTSRTGIPVMRSMILEFENDPACGYLDKQYMFGDRLLVAPIFNPEGQAEYYLPEGIWTNYITGEEINGGRWIREQHGYLSIPCLVRENTILAVKDDAERPVYDYEKEVTLKLYSLIENTSAKTEVYNQKGESCLTVEAKKEGSKVTVLLNSSSNETTVKLYLSNILSINELSAGSVETAENGTYVNLGTLKAGQTAVTLVVE is encoded by the coding sequence ATGAAATTCAGTAATGGACAGTGGCTTTCTCAGCCCGGCACCGAAATATTCAGCCCGGCTCAGTTTTTTGAAACCGGCAGAACCGGTAACAGTATTACCTTTAGTGCCTCCACCCATAAAATCAGATACAGAGGTGATACCTTAGGAGGCCCCAATCTTACGATTAAGATTTCCGCACCTGGAAAGGAAGTTCTAAGAGTCCAGACCTTTCATTATATGGGAGTTGTAAATCATGGTCCGGAATTTGAAATAAATACCGACGATAACCTGCAGCTGGATATTAAGGAAGATGAGAACAGCTATGACATTTCAAGCGGTTCCTTAAGACTCCATATTAACAAAGAGAGCGCAGAACTGACTTATTATCGTGGTGATTATAAGCTAACCTCAAGTGCTTTCAAGGATCTTGCCTATGTAAGAACAGATTTTAAAGGATTAGCCTATGAAGTCGACAACAAAGGGGCTTATATGCGAGAGCAGCTGAGTCTTTCCGTAGGCGAATTGATATATGGTCTGGGAGAACGTTTTACACCTTTTGTAAAGAACGGACAATCCGTTGACATATGGAATGAAGACGGAGGAACCTCCTGTGAGCAATCCTATAAGAATATACCTTTCTACTTATCCAACAGAGGTTATGGTGTATTTGTTAACAGTCCTTCCAAAGTATCCTATGAAGTAGGCTCTGAGCAAGTCAAGAAGGTTGGTTTTAGTGTAGAAGGAGAAAGTCTGGATTATGTTATCTTTAACGGACCTACCATGAAAGAAGCACTGGTACGTTATACAGACTTGACCGGCAAACCTTCCCTGCCGCCTACCTGGAGCTTTGGACTATGGCTTTCCACTTCCTTTACCACTCAGTATGATGAAGCAACCGTAACCAGCTTTGTAGACGGAATGGAGGAAAGGGGCATTCCCTTAAGTGTATTCCATTTCGACTGCTTCTGGATGAAAGGCTTCCACTGGACGGATTTCAAATGGGACAAAGAAGTATTCCCGGATCCTGTTGGAATGTTAAAGCGGCTAAAAGCCAAAGGTTTAAAGATCTGCGTATGGATTAACTCCTATATTGCACAGGATTCCGTACTCTTTGCAGAAGGTATGAAGAATGGTTATTTCATTAAGCGGAAGAATGGCGATGTATGGCAGTGGGATATGTGGCAGCCAGGAATGGCAATCGTAGACTTTACCAACCCTGCAGCCTGTGACTGGTTTGCCGGAAAATTAGAAGAACTTGTAGATATGGGTGTGGATTGCTTTAAGACTGATTTCGGCGAACGTATACCCACAGAAGATGTGGTATATTACAATGGAGCAGATCCCAAGGCCATGCACAACTACTATACCCAGTTATATAATCAAACGGTCTTTGATCTCCTTGCCAGAAAAAAAGGAAAAGAAGAGGCAGTAGTTTTTGCCAGAAGTGCAACGGCAGGCGGACAGAAATTCCCTGTACACTGGGGCGGCGATTGCTGGTCCAATTTCGAGTCCATGTCCGAAAGTTTAAGAGGCGGTTTGTCCCTCACCATGTCCGGTTTTGGTTACTGGAGCCATGACATCGGAGGATTTGAAGACACTTCAACTCCGGATGTATACAAGAGATGGGTGGCTTTTGGACTAATGTCCTCTCACTCCAGACTTCATGGAAGCACCTCCTACCGTGTACCCTGGGCTTATGACGAAGAATCCGTAGAAGTGGCAAGATATTTCACCAAACTAAAAGCCTCCCTCATGCCTTACCTGTACACTAATTCCGTACAGACCAGCAGAACAGGAATACCTGTAATGCGAAGCATGATACTGGAGTTTGAAAATGATCCTGCCTGCGGATATCTGGATAAGCAGTACATGTTCGGTGACCGCTTACTGGTAGCTCCCATCTTTAATCCCGAAGGTCAGGCAGAGTATTACCTGCCGGAAGGAATCTGGACAAATTATATCACCGGCGAAGAAATAAACGGCGGCAGATGGATCAGAGAACAGCACGGATACCTCAGCATACCCTGCCTGGTAAGAGAAAATACCATCCTGGCTGTAAAAGACGATGCAGAGAGACCGGTATACGACTATGAAAAAGAAGTTACTTTGAAATTATATTCCTTAATAGAAAATACCTCTGCCAAAACAGAAGTATACAACCAAAAAGGAGAAAGCTGTCTGACAGTAGAAGCTAAAAAAGAAGGTTCAAAAGTAACCGTCCTTCTTAACAGCTCCTCAAACGAAACTACTGTGAAGCTGTATCTTAGCAATATACTTTCCATAAATGAACTTTCAGCAGGAAGTGTGGAAACAGCCGAGAACGGAACCTATGTTAATCTGGGAACCCTGAAAGCAGGCCAAACAGCAGTAACCCTTGTAGTTGAATAA
- a CDS encoding response regulator transcription factor gives MPTILIIEDNENIRIEVSEFFKRNNFQTICTANIKDIVSFVHKADAILLDINLEEEDGFCICKKVREISGIPILFVTGRESETDELKAMASGGDDYIRKPYSLPILLAKVRRMIERNKNHTEEFVLGDASLNVIKSQLKLGEELLELSKNEMKLLSCLFLNKNRIISQDEFIEFLWENKLYVDENIFNVNLSRLRKRLTSIGYPDFIETVPKAGYRIRRKDTI, from the coding sequence ATGCCGACAATATTAATCATAGAAGATAACGAAAATATCCGTATAGAGGTTTCAGAATTTTTCAAGAGAAATAATTTCCAAACGATATGCACAGCAAATATTAAGGATATTGTCTCTTTCGTACATAAAGCAGATGCAATTCTTCTTGATATAAACCTCGAAGAGGAGGATGGTTTTTGTATCTGTAAAAAAGTCAGGGAAATCTCAGGGATTCCAATCTTGTTTGTAACCGGTAGAGAAAGTGAAACAGATGAGCTGAAAGCAATGGCATCAGGTGGAGACGACTATATTCGCAAGCCTTACAGCCTCCCAATATTACTGGCTAAGGTGAGAAGAATGATAGAACGTAACAAAAATCATACAGAAGAATTTGTATTGGGAGATGCCAGTCTGAATGTAATAAAAAGCCAGTTAAAACTTGGAGAGGAACTTCTCGAACTTTCTAAAAACGAGATGAAACTTCTGTCCTGTCTTTTCCTTAATAAAAACCGCATTATATCCCAGGATGAGTTTATAGAGTTTCTGTGGGAGAATAAGCTTTATGTAGATGAAAATATCTTTAATGTAAACTTATCAAGATTAAGAAAACGTCTGACGAGCATCGGGTATCCGGACTTTATTGAGACTGTCCCCAAGGCAGGCTATCGAATCAGGAGAAAGGATACAATATGA
- a CDS encoding sensor histidine kinase yields the protein MSFAAYIRERVLLLLLHIFCAIGLILFLYIMDLPSSSIMVILLFWIFILTAYLASHYIQAKHKYNDILQIMKVLDQKYLISEMLKKPANQIELIYYNMLTEASKDMIEEVGKAQEAQLSYKEYIEKWIHEIKTPITAIQLICRNHKSEETNRIEKELQSIYYLVEQALYYARSETVEQDYFIKRIRLFSIVQAVIMNQRTALMDHQICLDIDETDDMVWTDEKWVSYIIGQILSNSIKYCRKEKARIHIFTKVTEQGIYLSIEDNGIGISDFDLPRIFDKGFTGTNRTNKQSTGLGLYLCKKLCVKLGLNITAEALRDHYTRITLYFPIGKFTSEVSQSLTNL from the coding sequence ATGAGTTTTGCTGCTTACATAAGGGAAAGGGTACTTCTGCTATTGCTGCACATTTTTTGTGCAATTGGGCTGATACTGTTTCTTTATATCATGGATCTTCCTTCAAGCTCAATCATGGTAATCCTGCTATTCTGGATATTCATATTAACGGCTTACCTGGCATCTCATTATATTCAGGCAAAGCATAAATACAACGATATCCTACAGATTATGAAGGTACTCGATCAAAAATATCTCATAAGTGAGATGCTTAAAAAGCCTGCAAATCAGATTGAGCTGATATATTATAATATGCTTACGGAGGCTTCAAAGGATATGATAGAGGAAGTCGGAAAAGCGCAGGAGGCACAGCTTTCCTACAAAGAATATATAGAGAAATGGATACACGAGATAAAAACCCCAATTACCGCCATCCAATTAATTTGCAGGAATCATAAATCGGAAGAAACGAACAGAATTGAAAAGGAATTACAGAGTATTTATTATCTTGTGGAACAGGCGCTGTATTATGCAAGGAGCGAAACGGTAGAACAGGATTATTTTATTAAACGGATACGACTTTTTAGTATTGTACAGGCAGTTATTATGAACCAAAGAACTGCCTTGATGGATCATCAAATTTGCCTTGACATTGATGAAACCGATGATATGGTTTGGACAGACGAGAAATGGGTGAGTTACATAATAGGACAGATCCTTTCCAATTCAATTAAGTACTGTCGGAAAGAGAAGGCCAGAATTCACATATTCACCAAGGTTACAGAGCAGGGGATATATTTATCCATTGAAGATAACGGAATAGGTATCTCAGATTTTGATTTACCCCGGATTTTTGACAAAGGATTTACTGGAACAAACCGTACAAACAAACAATCAACCGGTCTGGGCTTATATCTATGCAAAAAATTATGTGTTAAGCTGGGACTGAATATCACAGCAGAAGCCCTGAGGGACCATTATACCAGAATTACGCTATATTTTCCCATTGGTAAATTTACTTCGGAGGTTTCTCAGAGCCTTACAAATTTGTAA